The genomic DNA GTTTTCGGTGTAGATGTATTCTGCGACCGGGATCGTCGGCTTCTTGGAGTCGAGGATAAGCGGAGCCTTTCCTTCGGCGGCGAGAGCCGGGTTGTAGCGAAGCAGAGTCCAGTAACCGGAATCCACGGCCATCTTCTGGTGCTGAAGCTGGCTGTTGAGATCGAAACCGTGGTTGATGCAGGGGCAGTAGCAGATGATCAGCGACGGACCATTGTGAGCTTCCGCTTCCTGGAGAACCTTCAGGGCCTGAGCGTCGTTTGCACCGAGGGCGATACGGCCCACGTAAACGTTCTTGTAGCTCATGGCGATAAGGCCCAGGTCCTTCTTGCCAGCGCGCTTACCAGCGGCAGCGAAGAGGGCGACGGCGCCACGGTTCGTGGCCTTGGAAGCCTGTCCACCGGTGTTGGAGTACACTTCGGTATCGAGGACGCAGATGTTCACGTTCTCGCCGGTTGCCATCACGTGGTCGAGACCACCGTAACCGATATCGTATGCCCAACCGTCACCACCGAAGATCCACACGGACTTCTTCACGAGGTAGTCGGCGAATTCGTCGCGGAGGCTGACGGATGCTTCGTCGGTTGCACCGGCGAGGGCAGCCTTCAGGGCGGCGACGTTTTCACGCTGGGCCTTGATGCCGGCTTCGTCATTCTGCTCCTGGGTCGTGAGCTTTTCCTTGAGTTCGGCAGGAACGTTCACGGCTTCGAGGAGGCTCAAAGCCTGCTTGGCATGCTTCGTGATAGCGAGGCGCATACCGAGACCGAATTCAGCGTTGTCTTCGAAGAGGGAGTTCGCCCAAGCGGGGCCGCGGCCTTCCTTGTTCTTTGCCCACGGAGTGGTCGGGAGGTTACCGCCGTAAATGGAGGAGCAACCCGTAGCGTTGGCGACAACCATGCGGTCACCGAACAGCTGAGAAACGAGACGCACGTAAGCGGTTTCGCCGCAGCCTGCGCAGGAGCCAGAGAATTCGAACAGAGGTTCGAGGAGCATGGCCTGCTTGACGAGGTTCTTGTTGACCTTGGTGCGGTCGAATTCCGGGAGATCGACGAAGAAGTCCCAGCACTTGCCTTCCTGAACCTTGATGGGTTCCTGCGGCACCATGTTGATGGCCTTCTTGGTTTCGTCGGCCTTGTCCTTACCGATACAGGCCTGCGTACAAACGCCGCAACCCGTACAGTCGTAGCTGGACACGGAAATCGCGAATACCGGCTTGTCGGAACCTTCGAGCTTGAAGCCCTTGGCCGGGGTGTACTTGAAGCCTTCCGGAGCGTTCTTCACTGCGGATTCGTCAACGACCTTCACGCGGATGGCTGCATGCGGGCAGACCATGGCGCACTTGCCGCACTGCACGCAAGCGTCCGGATTCCAGGACGGGATGTTGAGGGCGAGGTCGCGCTTTTCGTACTTGGTGGTACCGGTCGGGAACACGCCGTCGCAAGGCATCTTGGAGACGGGGAGAAGTTCGCCGTTGCCCTTGATGATTTCTGCGGTGACTTCGTTCACGAACTTCGGAGCGTTGCCGTGGATCGGAGCGCGGAATTCCTTGGTGCTGGTGACAGTAGCAGGAACCTTGACTTCGAACAGGTTAGCAAGAGAGGCGTCGATAGCGTCCCAGTTCTTCTGGACCACTTCCTGACCCTTCTTGGCGTAGGTCTTTTCGGCGTACTTCTTGATGTACTTGATGGCGGTTTCGGCATCGAGCACGTTACCGAGCTTAGAGAAGAAGCAGGTCTGCATCACGGTGTTGATGCGGCGGCCCATGCCGGTCTTCGCGGCAACGGCGTAGGCGTCGATCACGTACACCTTGAGGTGCTTCTTGATGATTTCTTCCTGCACCGGACGCGGGAAGGTATCCCACACGGTGTCGGCGGAATGCGGAGTATTCACGAGGAAGGTTGCGCCATCCTTCGCGTACTTCAGCATGTTCACGGATTCCAGGTGCGGAGTGTGGTGGCATGCCACGAAGTCGGCTTCGTTTTCGCCAATCAGGTACGGGGCGTCGATGATGCTCTTACCAAAGCGGAGGTGAGAGGTGGTCATGGAGCCGGACTTCTTGGAGTCATAGACGAAGTAGCCCTGGGCGTAGTTGTCGGTTTCGTTACCGATAATCTTGATGGAGTTCTTGTTGGCACCCACGGTACCGTCAGAGCCGAGACCGAAGAACATGGCCTGGAAGAAGTCGCTTTCCAGCTTGAAGTTCGGGTCGATGGTGAGGCTCGTGTGGCACACGTCGTCGTTGATACCGACGGTGAAGCGAGCCTTCGGGTCGGCCTTGGCGAGTTCGTCGTAAATGGCCTTGACCATGGCCGGGGTGAATTCCTTGGAAGAGAGACCGTAGCGGCCGCCGATCATCTTCGGCATAGCCATCTTGCCTGCCATCACGGCTTCGGAGATAGCGGTCAGGGCGTCCTGGAAGAGCGGTTCGCCAGCGGAACCCGGTTCCTTGCAGCGGTCGAGGACGGCAATCTTCTTGACGGTCTTCGGGAGGGCTGCAACCACGGCTTCCATCGGGAACGGACGGTACAGGCGGATGTTCACGAGACCGACCTTTTCGCCCTTCCCGTTGAGGTACTTGACGGTGTCACCGATGGTGCAGGTCGAAGAACCCATGGAAATGATCACGCGGTCGGCATCGGGTGCACCGACGTAGTCCACGATGTGGTACTGACGGCCAGTGTAGCTTGCGACCTTGTCCATGTACTTCTGGACAATTTCCGGAACCTTCAGGTAGAACGGGTTCACCGTTTCGCGGCCCTGGAAGTAAACGTCCGGGTTCTGGGCGGTACCGCGCATGGTCGGGCGGTCCGGAGTGAGGCAACGTTCACGGCATGCCTTCACGTACTTTTCGTCGATGACGTTACGGATAACGCCGTCTTCGAGAGCTTCGATCTTCATCACTTCGTGAGAGGTACGGAAACCGTCGAAGAAGTGCATGAAGGGAACGCGGCTTTCGAGAGTGGAAGCGTGGGCCACGAGAGCGAGGTCCTGGCATTCCTGCACGCAGCTGGAGGCGAGCATGGCGAAACCGGTCTGGCGGCAGGCCATCACGTCGGAATGGTCACCGAAAATAGAAAGGCCCTGCATGGCAAGGGCACGGGCAGTCACATGGAAGACCGTGGGGGTCAGTTCGCCCGCAATCTTGTACATGTTCGGGATCATCAAGAGAAGACCCTGGGAAGCGGTGAAGGTCGTGGTCAAAGCACCAGCCTGGAGCGCTCCGTGAACGGTACCGGCAGCGCCACCTTCGGACTGCATTTCAAACACGCGGGGAACCTGTCCCCAAATATTCTTCTTGCCTGCAGCACTCCAGTTGTCGGCGTGCTCAGCCATAGGACTAGACGGTGTAATCGGGTAAATAGCCGCAACTTCGCTAACAGCAAATGCTACGCTAGCGGTGGCCTCGTTACCATCACACGCAATCATCTTTTTTGCCATGTGTGTCTCCAATTTTTAGGTTTTTTCGAAAAAATCTGATCATATACACCCCGGGCATGTGGTACCACACCCGTGGCGCAAAAATCCGTAGAGAAAAATATAAAGATTGAGCGTGAAAGAACGGGAATTTTTTGAAAAATTCTCTTAAATGGGGAATGTATGGGGGCGAAAAATGCCGGTAGAACTGTGTAAATAAATTTTAACGTTCGTATCTGCGGTACCCGGGTCTAAAAACCATCGGTTGCGGTTCTGAAATGCGTTCCTTGCGTTTTGCGGGCTTAAAAGCCTTTGACTGGGGGCCTCGCTTGTCGGGCCAGCACCCCCAGGGCATTTTCTTGATATTGCGGGACTCGAAGAATTCTGCAACTTTGTCATTGTCGGCGAAATAGTAGACATACCCGTTTTTTGTGAATCCCTGTGTCTCGAAGGTTGCATTGATGTTAGTGGTATCGATGGGCTTGCCTTGCCTATAGAGTTCTACATAGTAGGCGCTCCATTGTTTGTCGAAGTGTATGCCGCTCCTTTTTTTACGGTCCTTGTATTCTAAGGCTTTCGTCAAGTCGTCGAAGTCCCTCTTTAGTCGGGTTTGGTACACTGCGAAGGCGAGGGGCGAGGATGCCTGCTCATCGAGCAGGGGTGTGCTTTCGGTGCATGTAAAAAAGGCCATGGAATCCGCGGCGTCGATATAGTCTTCCAGGCGCAGGTCGTTGGAGGGGGTAAAGTCTCTGCTGGCTGTTTTCAACTCATTGGGGTCGCTGCACCCGCACAGGGCGACGAAAGCTGCCATGACCAGGCATTTTAAGGTGTTTATTCCTTTGCGCATGGAACTAAACTAATAAATTTTCCTGTTGCAGGGAGTTTTTTCTATATTCCGCACTGATGAAATTCCGCGTATCCACAGAAACCTTGAACCGGCTGAAGCGCTTCCGCAAGAACAAGCGGGCGTTCTGGTCGCTGGTGGTGCTCGTGGTGGCGTACCTGCTTTCACTCACGAGCCCGTGGACGGTGAACGACGAACCGCTCGTGCTGCGTTACGAGGGCAAGACGTATTTCCCGGCGTTCGTGCGGTACAGCGATGCGGATTTTGGCGGGGAATACCAGACGGAAGCCGATTATGGCAAGCTTTTCGAGGCTGTTCGCGAGTGCGAGGAAGATGCTGCCGAGGGCTTTACCCGCGCGGGCGGATGCCCCGAGGTTTGGGCCATTATGCCCCCGATTGCGCACGACCCGCTGAAGGCGGACCTGAGCGAGGACGGAGCGCCCCCGTTTGCGCCGAGTGCAAGGCATTGGCTTGGCACCGACAGCAACGGCCGCGACGTTTTGGCGCGCCTGATTCACGGGTTCAGGATTTGTATCAGTTTTAGCCTGCTCTTGACGGTGCTCGGGACGTTCCTCGGGATTGTCATCGGCGGTATCCAGGGCTACCTCGGCAAGTTCTGGGATATCGGCATGCAGCGCATGATTGAAATTTGGTCGTCGCTCCCGATGCTCTATGTGGTGATTCTAATCGGGAGCATTTACGGGCGCAGTTTCTGGCTGCTCATCTTGATTATGGCGGCGTTCAACTGGATTTCGCTCAGTTACTACATGCGTGCGGAATTCCTCAAGCTGCGCGGCATGACCTACGTGCAGTCGGCGAAGGTTCTGGGCATGGGGCACAGGCATATCTTTTTCAAGGAAATTCTGCCGAATGCGATGACGCCCGTGGTGACGCTGTTCCCGTTCACGCTGATTGGCGGTATCGGGAGCCTTACTTCGCTCGATTTTCTGGGATTCGGCCTGCAGCCGCCCACGCCCAGCTGGGGCGAACTCATGAGCCAGGGACTCAATAATTTGTATGCACCGTGGATTTCGGTGAGCACGGTCGCCGCACTCTTCGTGACGCTGCTCCTCACCACGTTCGTGGGCGAGGGCGTGCGGGATGCCATGGACCCGAAGTCGGGGGACAGGTATGTTTAGTTCTTCGCCGGTTTTGCAGGTGCGCGGGCTCTCGGTGGCCTTCGGGTTCAATAAGAAAGGCTTGCCGGTGGAAGGCCGCAAGCCGTTGCAAGTGACGGACCGTGTCTCGTTCGAAATCAATGCGGGCGAGTTCTTTGCGCTGGTGGGCGAGTCGGGTTGCGGCAAGAGTGTGACTGCGATGGGAATCCTGCGGCTGCTCCCGTGGCCGGGCGCGCAGATTGTCGAGGGCTCGGTGCTGTACAGCGCGGGTGCTTCGAATGCGGGTAAGGACTGCGCTGAGGGTTCTCTTGTGGAAAAAGACTGCGCGCCGATTGATTTGGCGAAGCTCCCGCTCCCTGAACTGCAGAAAATCCGCGGGTCCGAGATTGCGTGCATATTTCAGGAGCCGATGCAGGCCCTGAACCCGGTCGTGACCATCAAGAAGCAGTTGCTCGAGGTGTTCAAGTTCTGCGGTGGACCCTATCGTTCGCCTGCTGTGCCTACCGGCAAGGCTTTAAACGGCGCGGGTAAGGCTGAGTCGGGCAAGGACGGCGCAAAAACTGCGGGCAAGGACGGCGCGAAAACTGCGGGCAAGGACGGCGCGAAAACTGCGGGCAAGGATGGCGCCGCCGACCCGCTGGCAGCAATTCGCGAGATGCTGACTCTCGCGGGCTTTAACGACCCCGACCGCGTGCTGAACGCCTACCCGCATGAACTATCGGGAGGCATGCTCCAGCGCGTATGTATCGTGATGGCGTTGCTCCCGAAACCCAAGCTCATTATTGCCGACGAACCGACTACGGCACTCGACGTGACGGTGCAGGCGCAGGTCCTTGCGGTCTTGAAAGATATGGCGAATCGCACGGGTACCGCGGTCCTGCTGATTACCCACAACATGGGCATTGTCTCGCAATACGCGGACCGCGTGGCGGTGATGTACGCCGGCCGCATCGTAGAATGCGGGCCCGTGCGCGACGTGATTGATAACCCGATGCACCCGTACACGCAGGGGCTATTGGCCGCCATCCCCGAAAACCACAGTGACATGCGCAACCTGCGCTCCATCCCGGGGTCAGTGCCGCATGCGCGCGACTTTGTGAAGGGCTGCCGATTTGCGGACCGCTGCGAAAAGTGTGCGAGCCTTTCCGCCGAGCTGCAGGCCAAGTGCCGCTCACAGGAAATCCCGCCGAAAGTGGGCGAGTCTCATTTTGCGCAGTGCTATTTCCAGAATTTGCAAAGCAAGTAAACGCTTCTAGCAGACCAAATGCATGCGTGCTGCCCGCTTGGTCTGCCCAGCGGGCCTAAAAAATCACTTTTAGGTGCAAGTAATTTGCTTTCCAGCAGACCAAATTTACGAAAATATCTGAAAAGGTCTGCTCAAAAGTCTAAAAACAGCAGATTTCGTTGCGTATAAAGTAATTTTTAGCAGACTAAATGAGGGCTTGCGGCCATTTTAGTCTGCTCGGGCTAATATATAGTTTGCTCGGTTTTATGCGTTATCAATCCGGACTTATTTCAGACCGTATTTCTCGGCGAGCTGGGCGCGCTCTTCTTCGGAAAGGCTTTTCAGGTAAGCCTTCCAGCCGGGGCAGAAGTTGATGTGGAATCGCCAGAACCGCCCGATGAGGGATTTGGGGTTCTTGTCGTACTGGGCACGGATTTTGCAGTTTGCGCAGGCCATTTTATGCGTCCTCGTTTTGGGTTGCCTTATGCCTGTGCAAATTCTCTTGCAAGTTCGATAAGCGTCTGCACGCCGAAACCGGTGGCGCCGTATTCGGTGTACTTCCACTTCTTGGTGACGAATGCCGTACCCGCGATGTCGCAATGCGCCCACGCGGTATTTTCGGGAACGAATTCCTGCAGGAACAGTGCCGCGGAAATTGCGCCCGCGTCGGTTCCCGTGTTCTTGAGGTCGGCAAACTTGTCCTTGAGCGCGTCGGCGTATTCTTCTTCGAGCGGCATGCTCCAGAACTTTTCGCAGCACGCTTCGCCGCAGTTGATAACCTTCAGGCCGAGATCGTCGTCGTTGCTGAAGAAGCCCGCGATGGCATACCCGAGTGCGCGGACCATGGCACCGGTGAGTGTGGCGAGATCTACGATGTGCGTTGCCCCGATTTCGCCTGCTTCTGCAAGTCCGTCGCTAAGCACCAGGCGGCCTTCGGCATCGGTGTTGTCGACCATCACGGTCTTGCCGTTCTTGGCCTTGAAGATGTCGCCCGGGAGCACGGACTTGTTGCCGATTGCGTTTTCGGCGAGGCAGCACACGGCGCTCACGTGAATCGGGAGCTTGAGCGTGGCGATAGCCTGTATGGCGGCAAGTACGGTCGCCGCCCCGCTCATGTCGCTAATCATTTCGGGCATGGATTTGGGCGGCTTGAGGCAGAGCCCGCCGGTATCGAACGTGAGACCCTTGCCCACGAATACTAGGTGGTCCTTCGAGGTGCGCTTGGCCCCCTTCGTTCCGTCGTACGAAAGCGTAATCATGTACGGTTCGTGCGAACTGCCCTTGCCGACGGTCACGTGGCCCATGAAGCCTTCCTTTTCGAGTTGCTTCATGTCGCGCACCTTGATGCTGAGGCTCGGCGTGTATTTCGCGATGGTCTTCGCATTTTGAACAAACTCAGCGGGGTAGAGGTCGCTGGCGCAGGTGTTGATGAGGTTCCTTGCAAGCGTTACCGCCTTCTGCTCGACAGCGACATCTTCTGCAATCTTCTTGAAATCCTTGACGTGCTCGCCCGCGACAATCTCGAATGTTACCTGGAAGTTCTTCTCCTGCTTGCTCTTGTATGCGTCGAACTTGTAGTCGGCGTAGCTAAGCCCGTGGAGAATTGCCTTGAACTGCTCATCTGCCGCATCGGCGAGGAAGATGCTCACGCTGGGAACCTGCTTTTTCATGGCGCGGCCAGCCAGGCGGTAGGCGGCCATGCGCAGGTGGTCGAGTGCGGAAAGCCCGCGCTCCTTTGCCGCATCTACGAAAAACGTCGGCTTGCCATCGATTTCAAGGAATTCGAGGTCCTCGAACGGGCCGTCCTTCATGCCGTTAAGAACGGATTCGACCTGCTTTTTGCCGTTTTCCGACAGGATAGTGGAAAACTGCACTGATTTTTTTACGAAAAAGAGGGCGTAGGCGTTCGCTTTTTGCGATTCTGTGGCGATTATATTGAACTTCATGTTTGGAAAGATAGCAAAACTTTTGTATTTTGATACAAAGAAAGTAAATAATGCAAAATGGAGTAATTATGAACACGAAAATGAAATCGTTCGGTTTTGTTCTGGCTCTGACAGCTTTTGCCATGGCTCAAGAAGCGGCTCCCGTAGCGGAAGCTGCAGCACCCGCACCGGAAACAGCCGCCGTTCAGGAAGCGGCTCCTGCTGAGGCCGCCCCGGCCGTTCCGGCACAGGAACCCGCCGCTGCGACGGAACCTGCGGCGGAAACTGCACCCGAAGCGCCCCAGGCTGTTGCCCAGGAACCTGCTCCTGCCCAGGATGCCTCGACAGGCTCGGCAACCGAAACGGCTCCTGTAGAGACGGCCGCTCCGGCCCCGCAGCCTGAACCGCAGCCCGCTCCTGTTGCCGACGAAGGCGACATGCCTGCTCCGAAGGCTGTCCGCGGCGTAGATGCCGAATCGCAGCCCGTGTATGGCGCGCAGACAACCGCTCCGGTCGAAACTACTGTTCGCGAAACCCGCGTGTATAGGCTCAAGGCTGAACCCATTCCGATGAAGTTCTCCTTCGGTGTGCAGGGCTTTGCCGGCATGAACACTCTCTTCGACAACAACTGGGATTTCGAGGAATCCTATGACGGTATTGCATGGAAGGCCGGCTTGTTTGCCGTGGTGCCGTTGAACGAATACACGATGGGCTTCAAGATTGGCGCCTTGTTCGACCATAGTGAGGCTAGCGCCTCCTACTCTTACGGTAGCGATTATTCCAAGGAAGCGCATGTCAAGTTCAAGATGGACCGCGTGACTATCCCGCTCCTGTTCATGCTCAAGTCCATGTACTCGAACTTCTCGTTTGATTTTGGTATGCAAGTCTCCGTGCCTGTCCAGGATACGTTCAAGTATTCCTACGAGAAGGCTGACGGTACTCCCGTGAACGGCAATGCCGACATGATTGACCTGGATTACCGCAATTCCATGGACTTCGCGCTCCTGCTCGGTCTCTCCATCAAGGCGAACAATTACCTTTCGTTCGATATCCGCTACGAATGCGGTATTTCCAATGCCTATGACGGCGTGCCCGGCTGGCGCATCAACGAGCTCACCTCGAACACCTTCCTCTTCGGTATTTCCTTCTACGTCCTCTAATAGTTTATGATTCTTCCGATTGTCGCTATAGTCCTGGGATTGGGTGTCCTGGTATGGAGTGCTGACAAGTTTGTTGATGGAGCGGTAGGTGTCGCCAAGTTTTGCGGCATGTCTACGCTCCTTATCGGTATGGTTATTGTCGGGTTTGGCACCTCCGCTCCGGAGATGGTCGTCTCGGCGATTTCTGCCATGCAGGATGCTCCTGAACTTGCTCTTGGAAACGCTTACGGGAGCAACATCGCAAACATCGCCCTCATTCTCGGCGTGACAGCGATTATTTCGCCCGTCATCGTGGTGCGGAAGGCTCTCGTGCGTGACCTGCCCGTGTTGATTGCCGTTACGGCTGTTGCCATATTCCAGGCGATGGACGGCTCCATCAGCAGGCTCGACGGCATTGTCGTGCTGCTCGTTTTTGCGGGCGTGATGACCTTCAATGTCGTGAGCGAACTTCGCCAGAAAAAGGGTGTGGCTGCGGAAGAAACGGTTGCATCGGAATCGGGTGAGAGCGAAAAGCTTTCTCTTGGAAAGTCTATCCTGTGGCTTGTGCTCGGGCTTGCTCTGTTGGTGGCAAGTTCCCGTGCACTCGTGTGGGGCGCGGTAGAAATTGCGCGTGCTCTCGGCGTGAGTGACCTGCTGATTGGCCTTACGATTGTCGCCGTGGGTACCTCGCTCCCGGAACTTGCGAGTTCCATTGCGGCAGCCCGCAAGGGCGAGAACGACCTCGCCATTGGCAACATTATCGGGTCGAACCTGTTCAATACGCTCATGGTGGTAGGTATCGCAGCGATGATTGCGCCGATGCATTCCTTCAGCGCTTCTATCCTGAGTCGTGATCTGCCGGTTATGGCCGTGCTGACTGTTCTCCTGCTGTTGTTCGGGCTCCCTGTCCGCAAGAGCAGAGTCGGTGCGGATGGCAAGCGCATTGGCCGCATCAACCGCCTTGAAGGTACCGTGTTTCTCGTTGCCTACGTGGGCTATATCGGCGTGCTTATTGCGCAGGCGACCGGAGTCTTGAAGTAGCGTGCTTTTCCATTCCTGGTATTTCATTCTGTTTGCGGTCGCTGTCGTAGGGCTATACTACGCGGTTCCCGTGGGCAGGGAAAATGCCTGGGGCGGCAAGTTCCGTCGCATACTGATTCTCGTTGCGAGCCTCTACTTTTATGCGGTGTGGCGACCCGAGTACCTTGCGCTTATCCTTGCGACAATCGGCGTGGATTACACGATGGCGCGCTTTATCGAAAGGTTTGGCCGGAGTGCGGATGGTGCTGTTGATGGCGTGCCTGTCGCGAATATTAAACGGCGCATTGCGCTTGCTGTTTCGCTGAGCTTTGACCTCGGGCTTCTGTTTGCGTTCAAGTACCTGGGATTCTTTGAGGAAACGTGGAATGCGATTGTCGCCCCGTGGATGGGGAAGCCTTTGGACTTGCCCAAACTGTTGCTCCCGATGGGGATATCGTTCTATACGTTCCAGAGCCTGAGCTACGTGATTGACGTTTATCGCGGGAAGATCCCTGCGTGCAGGAACATCGCGCAGTACGCGTTGTACGTGACGTTCTTCCCGCAGTTGGTGGCGGGCCCTATCGAGCGCGCTCCGCACTTGATGCCGCAACTTGCGCTTGAGCACCGCTTCGATTTGGGCGACTTGCAGGCGGGCATGTTCCGCATATTGCAGGGGTTCTTCAAGAAGGCCGTGCTGGCAGACCACCTGGGCGTATTCGTGGATGGCGTGTTCAATGGTGTTGCTGCGGGCCACGTGTCGGAACTGTCTCCTGTAGAACTGATTCTTGCGGGCATTTTCTTTACCTTCCAGATTTATTTCGACTTCTCGGGTTATTCGGATATCGCTATCGGTATCGCGCGGATTTTTGGCGTGCGCTTGATGGAAAACTTCAATGCGCCGCTGCTTGCGACAAGCATCTACGACTTCTGGAAACGCTGGCATATCTCGCTTACGAGCTGGTTCCGCGAATACGTTTACTTTAGCCTCGGCGGTTCGCACAAGGGACGCCCGCGCGCTATCGTGAACGTGCTTGTCGTATTTTTCTTGAGCGGGCTCTGGCACGGTGCGGCATGGACTTTCGTGGCGTGGGGCGTGTGTCACGGTGTCGCGTATGTGCTGGAACGCCCGTGGCGTAAGCTCCCGGTAAAGTACCCGTGGCTCGGTCGTATCAAGACTTTTGCGCTTGTCGTGCTGTTTTTCACGCTGTTCCGCGCACCGGATTTTGGCACGTGGCTCAACTACATTGTCGGCATATTTAATTTCGGACCGTTTGAAAACCTGGCGCAAGCGTACATTGTTCTTCACGGCGATGCGTACTTGAATGGTCCTCTTATGTTGTGCGGTGGAGCATGTGTGCATTCGCTTTTCTGTGTCGATAACGATGCTTTGCATGTCCCTGCAGCATTTAGCGTGTTAATCGGCCTATTGATATGGGGAATCCGCTCGCTTGTGACTCGCGGTGGAACGCGCGGTTGCGTGGTGGGCGATGAACCGGGTGCGTGGCGCTGGACATGGTGCCTTGTCTACCTGTTGGCAATCATTTTCCTCGGCCGCTTTAGCGGGCAGGGCTTCATTTACTTCCAGTTCTAGGGGGCGACGGTGGATACAAAGACTAAAATCGCTCTCTGGTGTGTTCGCGGGCTCGGCCTGCTTTCCATTGCATTGCTCGGGATTTTCTTTAGCGGGGCGTTCCCGCAGTGGTTTACCGGCAGGGGAGACCTCTTCAGGCTCACTTCCGTAAAGAATTTCAAGGAAGATGTCGACGAGCCGTACCATCCCGACGAAAGCGTGCATACTGCGCCGCTCGATTCGGGTATCGTGTGGTGGCTGGGAGACAGTTTTAGCCGCGTGCAGTTCGGGCACAAGCCCTTGCCCGAAGAAGTTTCGGATAAACTGTCTGCGGAAAGAATCGGGAAGGTTGCTGCGGTGGATTACATTGACCTGCAGGGTTCCCCGAAGTCGCTGTTTGCGCTTGCCGCTGCCCGCGCGAAGGAAGGGAAGCCCGTTCCGAAAGTTATCGTAGTGGAATGTGTTGAACGCAATGTATATGCGAACTTCGGTGCGAATGCGGTATTTGATTACGGTGACGTGGCGCCCTGGAACGAGGGCAAGGGCCTAGGCTCAAAAGTCAAGCGCATCCGCCGTCGAGCCTTCCTCGAGGCTCCGGGAACGGTCGACTTTAAGTTGCGCAGGTTCCCGCCGGTGGCCGCCCTGCGGGAACTCACGGATACGTGGCGCTACTCGCTCTACAAGGATACGCATCCGGGTGCGGACGAGGGCTGGGCTGGGGTTGGCGTTTATCACGAAGAGAAACCTTTCCTTGCTTTTGCGGAAGATACTGCCGGAGTGCTCCTTTACAACAAGAATTCTGAAGAATACAAGGCTGTGGTGGAACACCTGAAGGACCTAGATTCCTTGGCAAAAACCTTCGGTGCGCGCCTCCTGTTTGTGATGGCTCCGAACAGGAATCTTTTCTGGCGCGACGATGTGAATGAATGGTTGTTGCCTGCAGGCTTGCCGCTGGTATCTCCCGATGCAAGGCACTACTTTGACTTTTACGATATGCTTGATTCTGCTGGCATCGAGAACGTTGACCTGACGGTTCCGTTCTTCAAGGCGCGTAAGGCCGGCAAGGATATATTCTGGAGGACAGATTCCCACTGGAACGGAAACGCGCACGAAATTGCTAGCGATTGGATTGCGACAAAACTGTCACTAATGTTGTTCCCGAAGAAGAGGCTGGTCGCGAAGATGCCTTGTGTGTTCTAGACCGGCGGGAAGAACAGGTACGCGATTGCGATTGCCGAGATGATGCCTACCGCATCGGAAATGAGTGCGCAGGTGAGGGCGTGGCGCGTCTTCTTGATGCCCACGGAACCGAAATAAACCGCGATGATGTAGAACGTGGTGTCGGTTGCGCCTTGGAACATGCAGCTGAGGCGCCCTGCAAAGCTGTCTGCACCGAAGGTCTTCATGGCGTCAATCATCATGCCGCGTGCACCGCCTCCGCTCAGGGGCTTCATGAATGCTGTGGGGA from Fibrobacter sp. UWR3 includes the following:
- the nifJ gene encoding pyruvate:ferredoxin (flavodoxin) oxidoreductase, encoding MAKKMIACDGNEATASVAFAVSEVAAIYPITPSSPMAEHADNWSAAGKKNIWGQVPRVFEMQSEGGAAGTVHGALQAGALTTTFTASQGLLLMIPNMYKIAGELTPTVFHVTARALAMQGLSIFGDHSDVMACRQTGFAMLASSCVQECQDLALVAHASTLESRVPFMHFFDGFRTSHEVMKIEALEDGVIRNVIDEKYVKACRERCLTPDRPTMRGTAQNPDVYFQGRETVNPFYLKVPEIVQKYMDKVASYTGRQYHIVDYVGAPDADRVIISMGSSTCTIGDTVKYLNGKGEKVGLVNIRLYRPFPMEAVVAALPKTVKKIAVLDRCKEPGSAGEPLFQDALTAISEAVMAGKMAMPKMIGGRYGLSSKEFTPAMVKAIYDELAKADPKARFTVGINDDVCHTSLTIDPNFKLESDFFQAMFFGLGSDGTVGANKNSIKIIGNETDNYAQGYFVYDSKKSGSMTTSHLRFGKSIIDAPYLIGENEADFVACHHTPHLESVNMLKYAKDGATFLVNTPHSADTVWDTFPRPVQEEIIKKHLKVYVIDAYAVAAKTGMGRRINTVMQTCFFSKLGNVLDAETAIKYIKKYAEKTYAKKGQEVVQKNWDAIDASLANLFEVKVPATVTSTKEFRAPIHGNAPKFVNEVTAEIIKGNGELLPVSKMPCDGVFPTGTTKYEKRDLALNIPSWNPDACVQCGKCAMVCPHAAIRVKVVDESAVKNAPEGFKYTPAKGFKLEGSDKPVFAISVSSYDCTGCGVCTQACIGKDKADETKKAINMVPQEPIKVQEGKCWDFFVDLPEFDRTKVNKNLVKQAMLLEPLFEFSGSCAGCGETAYVRLVSQLFGDRMVVANATGCSSIYGGNLPTTPWAKNKEGRGPAWANSLFEDNAEFGLGMRLAITKHAKQALSLLEAVNVPAELKEKLTTQEQNDEAGIKAQRENVAALKAALAGATDEASVSLRDEFADYLVKKSVWIFGGDGWAYDIGYGGLDHVMATGENVNICVLDTEVYSNTGGQASKATNRGAVALFAAAGKRAGKKDLGLIAMSYKNVYVGRIALGANDAQALKVLQEAEAHNGPSLIICYCPCINHGFDLNSQLQHQKMAVDSGYWTLLRYNPALAAEGKAPLILDSKKPTIPVAEYIYTENRYKQLTRNNPEVAKKLADDLQKEVDARYAFYDAMSKDTEGLISL
- a CDS encoding ABC transporter permease → MKFRVSTETLNRLKRFRKNKRAFWSLVVLVVAYLLSLTSPWTVNDEPLVLRYEGKTYFPAFVRYSDADFGGEYQTEADYGKLFEAVRECEEDAAEGFTRAGGCPEVWAIMPPIAHDPLKADLSEDGAPPFAPSARHWLGTDSNGRDVLARLIHGFRICISFSLLLTVLGTFLGIVIGGIQGYLGKFWDIGMQRMIEIWSSLPMLYVVILIGSIYGRSFWLLILIMAAFNWISLSYYMRAEFLKLRGMTYVQSAKVLGMGHRHIFFKEILPNAMTPVVTLFPFTLIGGIGSLTSLDFLGFGLQPPTPSWGELMSQGLNNLYAPWISVSTVAALFVTLLLTTFVGEGVRDAMDPKSGDRYV
- a CDS encoding ABC transporter ATP-binding protein, which produces MFSSSPVLQVRGLSVAFGFNKKGLPVEGRKPLQVTDRVSFEINAGEFFALVGESGCGKSVTAMGILRLLPWPGAQIVEGSVLYSAGASNAGKDCAEGSLVEKDCAPIDLAKLPLPELQKIRGSEIACIFQEPMQALNPVVTIKKQLLEVFKFCGGPYRSPAVPTGKALNGAGKAESGKDGAKTAGKDGAKTAGKDGAKTAGKDGAADPLAAIREMLTLAGFNDPDRVLNAYPHELSGGMLQRVCIVMALLPKPKLIIADEPTTALDVTVQAQVLAVLKDMANRTGTAVLLITHNMGIVSQYADRVAVMYAGRIVECGPVRDVIDNPMHPYTQGLLAAIPENHSDMRNLRSIPGSVPHARDFVKGCRFADRCEKCASLSAELQAKCRSQEIPPKVGESHFAQCYFQNLQSK